A region from the Dendropsophus ebraccatus isolate aDenEbr1 chromosome 1, aDenEbr1.pat, whole genome shotgun sequence genome encodes:
- the CDC37 gene encoding hsp90 co-chaperone Cdc37, whose protein sequence is MVDYSVWDHIEVSDDEDDTHPNIDTASLFRWRHQARVERMEQFDKEKEELQKGSNECKKKLAECQKKLKELEVQDTVKTDSEKLKKEVEQLKKEEKNWQKKQEDLKKKEKTMPWNVDTLSKEGFSKSVFNVKSEVNEETEEQKEQKHKTFVEKNLKQLKHFGMLHRWDDSQKYLSDNPHLVCEETANYLVIWCIDLEVEEKHALMEQVAHQTIVMQFILELAKSLKVDPRACFRQFFTKIKTADQQYMDAFNDELEAFKDRVRERAKVRIEKALKEYEEEEKKKRLGPGGLDPVEVYESLPPELQKCFDTKDIQMLQDTISKMDPNDARFYMKQCIDSGLWVPNAKGDAPDLEGADSEPVYEEAKSETAEQNAES, encoded by the exons ATGGTAGATTACAGCGTGTGGGATCATATCGAAGTGTCCGACGATGAAGACGACACCCATCCCAACATCGACACAGCCAGTTTGTTCCGATGGCGGCACCAG GCCCGCGTGGAAAGGATGGAGCAGTTTgacaaagaaaaagaagaactTCAGAAAGGGTCAAACGAATGTAAAAAGAAACTTGCTGAATGTCAGAAAAAACTGAAAGAACTGGAGGTTCAGGATACGGTAAAGACTGATTCCGAGAAGCTGAAAAAGGAAGTGGAGCAACTGAAGAAAGAGGAGAAGAACTGGCAGAAGAAGCAAGAAGACCTGAAGAAGAAAGAGAAGACAATGCCTTGGAATGTGGACACGCTCAGCAAGGAAGGGTTTAGCAAG AGTGTTTTCAATGTAAAATCAGAAGTGAATGAGGAGACGGAAGAGCAGAAGGAACAAAAGCACAAAACCTTTGTAGAAAAGAACCTCAAACAGCTCAAGCATTTTG GAATGCTGCACCGCTGGGATGACAGTCAGAAGTACCTGTCCGATAACCCACACCTGGTGTGTGAGGAGACCGCCAACTACCTGGTCATCTGGTGTATCGACCTGGAAGTGGAAGAG AAACACGCCCTTATGGAACAAGTTGCCCACCAGACTATCGTCATGCAGTTTATTCTGGAGCTGGCCAAGAGCCTGAAGGTCGACCCCCGGGCGTGCTTCCGCCAGTTCTTTACCAAGATAAAG ACCGCTGACCAGCAGTATATGGACGCCTTCAACGACGAGCTGGAAGCATTCAAGGACAGAGTCCGAGAACGAGCGAAAGTCCGAATAGAAAAGGCCTTGAAGGAATacgaagaggaggagaagaagaagaggctGGGGCCCGGAGGGCTGGATCCTGTAGAGGTTTAcgagtctcttcctcct GAGCTACAGAAATGCTTTGATACAAAGGACATTCAGATGCTGCAGGACACCATTAGCAAGATGGATCCTAAT GATGCCAGGTTTTATATGAAGCAGTGCATTGACTCCGGACTATGGGTTCCAAATGCCAAAGGAGACGCTCCTGACCTGGAGGGCGCAGACTCCGAACCAGTCTACGAAGAGGCCAAAAGCGAGACCGCCGAGCAGAACGCAGAATCTTAA